Proteins encoded in a region of the Anopheles ziemanni chromosome 2, idAnoZiCoDA_A2_x.2, whole genome shotgun sequence genome:
- the LOC131284075 gene encoding pyrimidodiazepine synthase-like isoform X2: MSNGRHLAKGSSAPVLPNDGKLVLYSMRFCPYAQRVHLMLDAKKIPYHTVYINLSEKPEWYFEKNPLGKVPALAVPGKEGITLYESLVLADYIEEEYSTQQRKLYPTDPFRKAQDRILIERFSGVITAYYRILFSTDGIPPGAITEFGIALDVFEKELKSRGTAYFGGDKPGMIDYMIWPWCERVDLLKFALGDKYELDKERFGKLLQWRDLMEKDDAVKQSFISTEDHTKFLQSRKNGENNYDILA, translated from the exons ATGAGTAACGGAAGGCATTTGGCCAAGG GTTCCTCGGCACCGGTTCTACCCAACGATGGAAAGCTGGTGCTGTACTCGATGCGTTTCTGCCCGTACGCCCAGCGTGTGCACCTGATGCTGGACGCCAAGAAGATCCCATACCATACCGTCTACATAAACCTGAGCGAAAAACCGGAGTGGTACTTTGAGAAAAATCCCCTCGGCAAGGTGCCCGCCCTGGCGGTGCCGGGCAAGGAGGGCATCACGCTCTACGAATCGCTGGTACTGGCCGACTACATCGAAGAGGAATACTCGACCCAACAGCGCAAGCTGTACCCGACGGATCCGTTCCGTAAGGCGCAGGATCGTATTTTGATCGAGCGCTTCAGCGGCGTCATTACCGCCTACTATCGTATTCTGTTTTCCACCGACGGCATCCCGCCGGGCGCGATCACGGAGTTTGGCATTGCGCTGGACGTTTTCGAGAAGGAGCTCAAATCAAGGGGCACGGCGTACTTTGGGGGCGATAAGCCCGGCATGATCGACTACATGATTTGGCCGTGGTGCGAGCGGGTCGATTTGCTGAAGTTTGCGCTCGGTGATAAGTACGAGCTTGATAAGGAACGTTTTGGTAAATTG CTGCAATGGAGAGATTTGATGGAAAAGGATGATGCCGTGAAACAGTCTTTCATCTCGACCGAAGACCACACCAAGTTTTTGCAAAGCCGCAAGAATGGCGAAAATAACTACGATATTTTGGCGTAA
- the LOC131284075 gene encoding pyrimidodiazepine synthase-like isoform X1 translates to MSNGRHLAKGSSAPVLPNDGKLVLYSMRFCPYAQRVHLMLDAKKIPYHTVYINLSEKPEWYFEKNPLGKVPALAVPGKEGITLYESLVLADYIEEEYSTQQRKLYPTDPFRKAQDRILIERFSGVITAYYRILFSTDGIPPGAITEFGIALDVFEKELKSRGTAYFGGDKPGMIDYMIWPWCERVDLLKFALGDKYELDKERFGKLLQWRDLMEKDDAVKQSFISTEDHTKFLQSRKNGENNYDILANDAKKPRLE, encoded by the exons ATGAGTAACGGAAGGCATTTGGCCAAGG GTTCCTCGGCACCGGTTCTACCCAACGATGGAAAGCTGGTGCTGTACTCGATGCGTTTCTGCCCGTACGCCCAGCGTGTGCACCTGATGCTGGACGCCAAGAAGATCCCATACCATACCGTCTACATAAACCTGAGCGAAAAACCGGAGTGGTACTTTGAGAAAAATCCCCTCGGCAAGGTGCCCGCCCTGGCGGTGCCGGGCAAGGAGGGCATCACGCTCTACGAATCGCTGGTACTGGCCGACTACATCGAAGAGGAATACTCGACCCAACAGCGCAAGCTGTACCCGACGGATCCGTTCCGTAAGGCGCAGGATCGTATTTTGATCGAGCGCTTCAGCGGCGTCATTACCGCCTACTATCGTATTCTGTTTTCCACCGACGGCATCCCGCCGGGCGCGATCACGGAGTTTGGCATTGCGCTGGACGTTTTCGAGAAGGAGCTCAAATCAAGGGGCACGGCGTACTTTGGGGGCGATAAGCCCGGCATGATCGACTACATGATTTGGCCGTGGTGCGAGCGGGTCGATTTGCTGAAGTTTGCGCTCGGTGATAAGTACGAGCTTGATAAGGAACGTTTTGGTAAATTG CTGCAATGGAGAGATTTGATGGAAAAGGATGATGCCGTGAAACAGTCTTTCATCTCGACCGAAGACCACACCAAGTTTTTGCAAAGCCGCAAGAATGGCGAAAATAACTACGATATTTTGGC AAACGACGCTAAGAAACCCAGACTGGAGTGA
- the LOC131294234 gene encoding uncharacterized protein LOC131294234 — MDEENSWSKEEVQDLIAILKERQILCQPEGKKSRALDTFKVVADDLRIIGTYRTPDQIRTKLRTLRKQYFKASRSRNKNAHRACAYFPLLHDLFTDAQKKRDAKEAQAELSHQRHQQRQEKKHQMGNVTGTNYHSRSSTIRSVSGSSMSSMPSPQSYHNGYDHHQHHHYQRHKYSASIPFGANYDINRRHVSPVRQVIPDKYHLKLNEYQPNLNNSLANLCKNDRYADVLLFVCNDEDTIAIPAHRLILGTFSSYFANVFEKANLLSLQTIPIVLPPMITRSATHCLLQYMYTGEAIVPAEMLDEVMQCGELLRIYGFCKKMAPSMLSQKGHPGLVSMPLVSVTKNLSMDPTPPVSNPRKRKNTISPRPTPSPTPTPSRSPTPPPSVDSGRGEKTPPATQPTIVPEKPLPVPEKQAEPVVRPAEKSVTPPPEQKEPKQEIGDDTAHAKQSPSVQLNVTTEQRKQTAIDGDGQTDKEKEIHEPSKEKMVSKTEKLPPAVVPPPPVVTAPETPHPDTPPSMPPSPAYSRTSRAPTPPCPASPPTPISIPPPTPTPAPALSQRKSPEKIRSPPRDIIEELDNMVTLTSDESMMEIVTKSPGSRNSPFSTHTNSPIGTNDENGSKLEALIEFDYDELNLPNTSMDDQPCVDLDNEDDDHQLGTPLDQLVYSRLNCQLCHESFTTPTGWVQHVSGHCIMDQGLVKRRRISSNDGNSLDSAFRCDMCSSYFISAYDWQSHVAEAHEGA, encoded by the exons ATGGATGAAGAAAACAGTTGGTCAAAGGAGGAGGTCCAAGATTTGATCGCCATCCTGAAAGAAA GACAAATACTGTGTCAACCggagggtaaaaagtctcgcgCACTGGACACGTTCAAGGTCGTGGCGGACGATCTGCGTATCATTGGGACGTACCGCACGCCGGATCAGATCCGAACAAAGCTGCGCACATTGCGGAAGCAATACTTCAAAGCGTCCCGATCCCGCAACAAAAATGCACACCGTGCCTGTGCCTACTTCCCGTTGCTGCACGATCTGTTTACCGACGCGCAAAAGAAAAGGGACGCTAAGGAAGCGCAGGCTGAACTCAGCCACCAAAGGCATCAGCAGCGGCAAGAGAAGAAGCATCAGATGGGAAACGTCACCGGGACGAACTATCACTCACGATCGTCGACGATCCGGAGTGTAAGCGGTAGCAGCATGAGCAGCATGCCGAGCCCACAGTCCTACCACAATGGTTACGAtcaccatcaacatcatcattacCAGCGTCACAAGTACAGCGCAAGCATACCATTCGGTGCGAATTACGACATCAATAGGAGACACGTTTCGCCGGTGCGACAAGTGATACCGGACAAGTATCACCTGAAGCTGAACGAATATCAGCCAAATCTGAACAACTCGTTGGCAAATTTGTGCAA AAATGATCGGTATGCTGACGTATTGTTGTTTGTCTGCAACGATGAAGATACCATCGCCATTCCGGCACATAGACTTATCCTGGGAACGTTTAGCTCG tACTTTGCAAATGTGTTCGAAAAGGCGAACCTGCTGTCGCTGCAAACCATACCGATCGTGTTGCCTCCGATGATAACACGCTCGGCAACGCACTGCCTACTACAGTACATGTACACCGGTGAGGCGATCGTGCCGGCCGAAATGCTGGACGAGGTGATGCAGTGCGGCGAGCTGCTGCGTATCTATGGATTCTGCAAAAAGATGGCACCGAGCATGCTGTCCCAGAAGGGCCATCCGGGACTCGTCTCGATGCCGCTGGTTTCGGTGACGAAAAATCTCAGCATGGACCCGACGCCACCGGTCAGCAATCCGCGGAAGCGCAAGAACACAATCTCCCCCCGACCGACGCCATCGCCGACACCAACACCGTCGCGTTCACCCACGCCCCCGCCGTCAGTGGATTCCGGACGCGGTGAAAAGACACCCCCGGCGACGCAGCCGACGATCGTTCCCGAAAAGCCACTGCCCGTACCTGAGAAGCAAGCCGAACCCGTTGTGCGCCCCGCAGAAAAGTCAGTCACACCTCCGCCGGAACAAAAAGAACCGAAGCAAGAAATCGGGGACGATACGGCGCATGCCAAACAGAGTCCGAGCGTGCAGCTAAATGTGACGACCGAACAAAGAAAGCAAACGGCCATCGATGGTGACGGACAGACGGACAAAGAGAAGGAAATACATGAACCCAGTAAAGAGAAAATGGTCTCGAAGACGGAGAAGCTGCCGCCGGCGGTGGTGCCTCCACCGCCTGTTGTAACAGCTCCCGAGACGCCACATCCCGATACTCCGCCATCGATGCCACCATCGCCGGCCTATTCGCGTACCTCCCGAGCCCCCACGCCACCCTGCCCAGCATCGCCCCCGACACCGATATCGATACCTCCGCCAACGCCGACGCCCGCGCCAGCACTGAGTCAACGCAagtcacccgaaaaaatccgtTCCCCGCCAAGGGACATCATCGAGGAGCTGGACAACATGGTTACGCTGACGTCTGATGAGTCGATGATGGAAATCGTAACAAAATCTCCCGGCTCGAGGAATTCGCCCTTCAGCACCCACACGAATAGTCCGATCGGTACGAACGATGAGAACGGCTCGAAGCTGGAAGCGCTGATCGAGTTCGACTACGACGAGCTGAATCTACCCAACACATCCATGGACGATCAGCCATGCGTTGATCTGGacaacgaggacgacgacCATCAGCTAGGAACGCCGCTCGATCAGCTAGTCTACTCCCGATTGAACTGTCAGCTATGCCACGAATCCTTCACCACGCCGACGGGCTGGGTACAGCACGTGTCGGGCCACTGCATCATGGACCAGGGTTTGGTAAAACGGAGACGCATCTCG AGCAACGATGGCAACTCGCTCGACTCGGCGTTTCGGTGCGACATGTGCTCGTCCTATTTCATATCGGCGTACGACTGGCAATCGCACGTAGCGGAAGCGCACGAAGGAGCCTAA
- the LOC131294235 gene encoding uncharacterized protein LOC131294235, translating into MAVNNPIWKYFIRTDKQNLATCLYCGKNIAFTKGSSSNLRRHLGNKHPTYMQVVNDTQNIADGQGKANKSIELPSTSQTQIISEVRPSVDAFSRSSVGPSILMNRSQVISEVQETSNAPIDGPSKTSPIWSHFSRSGNGVTAKCHHCQRDIVYSRGSTSNLKRHLVKIHPSIFVDCKQVTSIRDETNESVQATVRKIPLRPSSIWEHYTRTEKKNVANCKHCRRNIKYSGTSNLKRHLQIKHLKAIMYMKRMFAARDALTEVDDRQASSSTTASIWKHFTSIDNGISAECVYCSSKIAMTNGSSSSLEMHLVQEHPNIEMVTEQLSSPPSSTLDETSYKPAPTSFEPALSHTTLRNDTEEYNLKSHSHPQDINASLANLYRNDRYADVMLLTCNGEENYTIPAHKFILGSASLYFANIFDKSIVPSNAMTYIVLPPDITYRSMEVLLQYMYTGESTISNDILNEVLRGGEILKIRGFCANERAQISRTGGYTGGSGINKQNSQNIHPRQNNQIQHAMEKTKTPPCTIQEHRSTAEEFNLMDVKMENVEWNDYDAGDLGPTDNEVLPMGANSRELVISEATIKLEDCTAEDSRSPLPSTDQPTFQGSLACELCSERFTTPSELVRHIKVHSEMVQYHPSKRPRQEGTSNDETAPLKCGLCSTFYATPAEWILHLQNTHTETELAVSSNRTLSPKTRPSLSREDRTGQEAS; encoded by the exons ATGGCGGTCAACAACCCCATCTGGAAGTATTTCATTCGGACGGACAAACAAAATTTAGCAACATGTTTGTACTGCGGCAAAAACATAGCGTTCACGAAAGGATCCTCGTCCAATCTAAGGCGCCATTTGGGGAATAAACATCCAACATATATGCAAGTTGTAAATGATACGCAAAACATTGCCGACGGGCAAGGTAAAGCCAACAAAAGCATTGAACTCCCATCAACGTCGCAAACGCAAATTATATCAGAAGTGAGACCCTCTGTAGACGCGTTCTCCAGATCTTCGGTAGGCCCATCCATATTGATGAATCGCTCCCAAGTTATATCCGAAGTACAGGAAACATCGAATGCACCTATCGATGGACCAT CAAAAACCAGCCCCATTTGGAGTCATTTTTCGCGTAGCGGAAATGGGGTGACTGCGAAATGCCATCACTGCCAAAGGGACATTGTGTACTCGAGGGGTTCAACATCCAACCTGAAACGACATTTGGTGAAAATTCATCCCTCAATCTTTGTGGACTGTAAACAAGTAACTTCGATACGCGATGAAACGAATGAGTCTGTCCAAGCAACAG tAAGAAAGATTCCACTAAGGCCTAGTTCAATTTGGGAACATTACACTCGAACGGAGAAAAAGAATGTGGCCAACTGTAAGCACTGTCGAAGGAATATTAAATATTCGGGAACATCGAACCTCAAACGACATTTACAAATCAAGCACCTTAAAGCCATCATGTACATGAAGCGAATGTTTGCTGCGCGTGATGCATTAACCGAAGTTGACGACAGACAAG caTCCTCGTCCACAACGGCTTCTATTTGGAAGCACTTTACAAGCATTGATAATGGGATATCTGCAGAATGTGTGTACTGTAGTAGCAAAATTGCTATGACGAATGGTTCCTCTTCCAGTTTGGAGATGCATTTGGTTCAAGAACATCCAAATATAGAAATGGTCACGGAACAGTTATCATCTCCGCCATCATCAACACTCGACGAAACCTCCTATAAACCAG CACCGACATCATTCGAACCAGCATTGTCGCATACAACGTTACGGAACGATACTGAAGAATATAACCTCAAATCGCATTCGCATCCGCAGGACATAAATGCGTCGCTCGCAAATCTCTACAG AAATGATCGCTACGCCGACGTAATGCTGTTGACCTGCAATGGGGAAGAGAACTATACAATTCCTGCCCACAAATTCATTCTTGGGTCTGCGAGTTTG TACTTTGCAAACATATTTGATAAGAGCATCGTACCATCGAATGCAATGACTTATATAGTACTGCCTCCTGATATCACCTATCGTTCGATGGAAGTATTGCTTCAGTACATGTACACCGGAGAATCGACCATCTCGAACGATATTCTAAACGAGGTATTGCGTGGTGGAGAAATACTCAAGATTCGTGGATTCTGTGCAAACGAGAGAGCACAGATCTCTCGCACCGGTGGGTACACAGGGGGATCTGGcatcaataaacaaaattcCCAAAACATCCACCCTCGGCAGAACAACCAAATACAGCATGCAatggaaaaaaccaaaacacctcCATGCACTATCCAAGAACATCGCAGTACCGCGGAGGAGTTCAATTTAATGGatgtgaaaatggaaaatgttgagTGGAACGATTATGACGCCGGTGATTTAGGACCCACTGACAATGAAGTGCTGCCAATGGGAGCAAATAGCAGAGAACTGGTTATTTCGGAGGCTACCATTAAATTAGAAGATTGTACTGCCGAAGATTCAAGATCACCATTGCCCTCTACGGACCAACCAACATTCCAAGGTTCACTGGCTTGCGAGTTGTGTAGTGAACGTTTCACTACCCCTAGCGAGTTAGTACGGCACATCAAAGTTCATAGCGAAATGGTTCAATATCATCCATCAAAACGACCACGACAAGAG GGAACCAGCAACGATGAAACAGCTCCGTTAAAATGTGGTTTGTGCTCCACATTTTATGCAACTCCAGCCGAATGGATACTTCATTTACAGAATACCCACACGGAAACAGAACTGGCTGTTTCAAGTAATCGAACTTTGTCACCAAAAACTCGTCCATCTCTGTCTCGAGAGGACAGGACAGGACAGGAAGCATCGTGA
- the LOC131294836 gene encoding myoneurin-like → MSCAKPSPFHCIVCTLAKIPFTSLSKESQQRIVRNGRPTAQMPLMRARHVHIDLAEHDWMTGCDREQKLYCWPCLLFNTSEDDVWGKRGISYFYCLTSTKLNHVKEASHQAKNKTLKLWIQTVADMSDSSDEEDVECIPELNFLNESASDLEEEIDVKPKEELLNAGMSVSRDPVVPKTGQTSAESDHEMVAHNMQHDVLVTAHDVVTTPSTSPITVAESSPTSSRSSTTAKPRCNTETDCFARLHQNTPPERDVQRMSQMAPNRTEKYQLKWVSHQQNINVSLSNLYKNDRYADVMLLTCNGDENYTIPAHKLILGTSSLYFANIFDKNSVPSNAIPYIVLPPDLTYRSMQVLLQYMYTGESTVSNEILKEVLRGGEILKIHGLWRNECAKTSGTDGYVGESNVRFVSPVTVTLPAQQASHSTVQQKPSQATPLIQVNRDVAIDPARRRRATSTEGARLRTVSVQNQENSSQRFDHSTQGEGEDDSLQQRLQGTSHENRYCQRNYVDKQNPGNDNNVEKRSANVETTQEPNSLPQELCILNVKAEPVEWSDLHAGELVLPESSEAPGKTDEAAKRNGDQLDSRTEVKSEGCDDVPTDNAESSWIQSPSPSTEPLTYSPLTCELCSETFTIPGEWVRHIEGHSETAQNRPKRRRRTEEATDTDETATLRCDLCATYYFTPADWVRHIQSTHTETELAASNNRVLPGRRTKSRRSSTAAASDATTSEQEKQCTVCKKSFPSYASMAIHKRTHTGETPFHCEICNKGFNVKSNFVRHMRTLHNQQDDLESMSSQTDRESCSSD, encoded by the exons atgagcTGTGCAAAACCGTCCCCGTTTCACTGCATTGTTTGCACGCTGGCAAAGATACCGTTCACTTCACTGAGCAAAGAGAGCCAGCAGAGAATCGTACGGAATGGACGGCCAACGGCACAGATGCCCCTTATGCGGGCACGGCACGTACACATCGACCTGGCCGAGCACGACTGGATGACCGGGTGTGATCGAGAACAGAAGCTTTACTGCTGGCCCTGCCTGCTCTTCAACACCTCTGAAGATGATGTGTGGGGGAAACGAGGAATTTCCTACTTTTATTGTCTAACTTCCACGAAACTGAATCACGTGAAGGAAGCGTCGCATcaggcgaaaaataaaaccctgaAACTGTGGATTCAAACGGTCGCTGACATGAGTGATAGCAGTGATGAGGAGGATGTAGAATGCATACCTGAGCTAAATTTTTTGAATGAATCCGCATCTGATTTGGAGGAAGAGATCGATGTAAAACCGAAGGAAGAGCTGTTGAATGCAGGCATGTCCGTTTCGCGTGATCCGGTTGTGCCGAAAACCGGTCAAACGTCAGCAGAAAGTGATCACGAAATGGTGGCGCACAATATGCAGCACGATGTCCTTGTTACGGCCCACGATGTTGTTACGACCCCCTCAACAAGTCCAATAACAGTTGCCGAAAGTAGTCCTACAAGTAGCCGTTCCTCAACCACTGCTAAACCGCGCTGCAATACCGAAACGGATTGTTTTGCGCGCTTACATC AAAACACGCCACCGGAACGAGACGTCCAAAGAATGTCACAAATGGCACCAAACCGTACCGAGAAGTATCAACTAAAATGGGTTTCACATCAACAGAACATAAATGTATCGTTGTCGAATCTTTACAA AAATGATCGTTACGCCGATGTAATGCTACTGACCTGCAATGGGGATGAGAATTATACGATACCTGCGCACAAGCTCATTCTTGGGACTTCCAGTTTG TACTTTGCAAACATCTTCGATAAGAACTCCGTACCATCGAATGCAATACCCTACATAGTTCTTCCTCCTGATCTTACCTATCGTTCGATGCAAGTATTGCTTCAGTACATGTACACCGGGGAATCGACTGTCTCAAACGAAATTCTAAAGGAGGTACTGCGTGGTGGAGAAATACTAAAGATTCATGGACTGTGGAGGAACGAATGTGCTAAAACATCTGGCACGGATGGATACGTGGGAGAGTCCAACGTACGGTTCGTCAGCCCGGTCACCGTAACGCTACCAGCACAACAGGCATCCCACAGCACAGTTCAACAGAAACCGTCGCAGGCTACTCCGTTGATACAAGTAAATCGCGATGTCGCAATCGATCCGGCCAGAAGGAGACGAGCAACATCTACGGAAGGCGCGAGGTTGCGGACAGTTTCTGTTCAAAATCAAGAAAACTCGAGTCAGCGATTTGATCACTCAACGCAAGGTGAAGGTGAGGATGATAGCTTGCAGCAACGATTGCAAGGCACGTCGCATGAGAATCGCTACTGTCAACGAAATTATGTCGATAAACAAAATCCTGGCAATGATAATAATGTGGAGAAAAGATCTGCTAACGTTGAGACCACACAGGAACCAAACAGTTTACCGCAGGAATTGTGCATTCTAAACGTAAAGGCGGAACCGGTTGAGTGGAGTGATCTTCACGCGGGAGAATTGGTTCTACCTGAAAGTTCAGAAGCACCTGGGAAAACCGATGAAGCTGCAAAAAGAAATGGTGACCAGCTCGATTCGCGAACAGAAGTTAAATCTGAAGGGTGTGACGACGTTCCTACGGATAATGCGGAATCATCGTGGATACAATCCCCATCCCCATCCACAGAACCACTAACGTACTCTCCGCTAACTTGTGAGCTTTGCAGTGAAACGTTTACTATCCCCGGCGAATGGGTCCGTCACATCGAGGGTCATAGCGAAACGGCACAAAATCGACCGAAACGACGCCGTCGAACGGAAGAG GCCACGGATACCGATGAAACGGCCACATTAAGGTGTGATTTATGTGCGACATATTATTTTACGCCCGCCGATTGGGTCCGCCATATACAGAGCACGCACACGGAAACCGAACTGGCCGCCTCGAACAACCGCGTTCTTCCAGGACGTCGTACAAAAAGTCGCAGATCGTCAACAGCCGCTGCTAGCGATGCGACCACATCGGAGCAGGAGAAACAATGCACTGTTTGCAAAAAATCATTTCCTTCGTATGCTAGTATGGCTATCCACAAACGAACTCATACCG GCGAAACACCATTTCACTGCGAAATATGTAACAAGGGCTTCAACGTCAAATCTAACTTCGTTCGGCACATGCGGACACTGCACAATCAGCAGGACGACTTGGAGTCAATGTCATCACAAACCGACCGTGAAAGTTGTAGCTCTGATTAA